One Bufo gargarizans isolate SCDJY-AF-19 chromosome 4, ASM1485885v1, whole genome shotgun sequence DNA window includes the following coding sequences:
- the LOC122936383 gene encoding uncharacterized protein LOC122936383: MSSVPASPVASAQDKHTGQIAPTTPFRVNETPAPVVQATNLQQSISDAIVAAMGTMSASLTQSISQALMAQPVSVMPPPASRTLLNDGSGPSTDCVNKSRKRANPRPAERVRSWKTARALPDPVSDSDAESVEEAGENWSTHSGDELADIAVDTALEDPSLTTGVITEPLEVAKDTVIDPMGDPLFNPDQLHHPRSSEWLPATHVTQYLEARIRTPLSKEARSKLRAECPRPLIPNKICETPTVDPKVVQFLAKTGFNPRKGLDSALKACQDKLLDMTGPLAKILDLAETARVAGTQVDPEDLSGWAQRAICLVGNVNTSIAIERRKAILMKIEPKLANLSLSESGKEAQGLLFGDPFIKELGKYVGAFTALDKAQSSMRRVFQSRFSSRAGSLRGRLSGRSNFQPRGTGRGSFNYRQSLQDPKYQPTFFPSRGGSFRSRGFRGAPGSRRPYG, encoded by the exons ATGTCCTCTGTGCCAGCTTCCCCTGTCGCTTCTGCCCAAGACAAACACACAGGTCAGATAGCTCCCACCACTCCTTTCAGAGTTAATGAGACGCCTGCTCCTGTAGTGCAGGCTACTAATTTACAACAATCTATATCTGATGCAATTGTTGCGGCAATGGGGACCATGTCAGCTTCGCTGACACAGTCCATATCACAGGCCCTTATGGCACAGCCAGTTTCTGTtatgccccctcctgcctccagAACACTCTTGAATGATGGCTCTGGCCCATCCACTGACTGCGTGAATAAGTCACGCAAAAGAGCTAACCCGCGCCCGGCAGAAAGGGTGCGATCTTGGAAGACCGCCCGGGCACTCCCGGATCCGGTATCAGATTCAGACGCAGAGTCTGTTGAGGAGGCAGGTGAGAATTGGTCCACTCACTCAGGGGATGAGTTAGCGGATATTGCAGTGGATACTGCCTTAGAAGACCCGTCTCTGACAACGGGTGTTATTACTGAGCCGCTGGAAGTCGCCAAAGACACAGTTATAGACCCCATGGGGGATCCTCTGTTTAATCCCGACCAGCTACACCATCCGCGGTCCTCTGAGTGGCTTCCTGCCACCCATGTGACCCAGTATCTTGAGGCTAGGATCCGCACGCCTCTTTCCAAGGAGGCTCGCAGTAAGCTGCGCGCGGAATGTCCCCGTCCCCTAATTCCGAACAAGATATGTGAGACCCCTACTGTGGACCCAAAAGTGGTCCAATTTCTGGCGAAAACCGGTTTCAACCCACGCAAGGGGCTTGATTCTGCGCTCAAAGCTTGCCAGGACAAATTGCTCGATATGACCGGCCCACTGGCAAAAATCCTCGATTTAGCCGAGACCGCTAGAGTAGCGGGCACGCAGGTCGACCCAGAGGATCTTAGCGGCTGGGCCCAAAGGGCTATATGTTTAGTTGGCAATGTAAACACCTCCATTGCCATTGAGAGAAGAAAGGCTATCTTGATGAAGATAGAGCCCAAGTTAGCAAATCTGTCCCTCTCTGAGTCCGGTAAGGAGGCACAGGGCCTCCTTTTCGGAGATCCTTTTATTAAAGAATTGGGAAAATACGTGGGGGCCTTTACGGCCCTGGATAAGGCGCAGAGTTCGATGCGCCGCGTTTTCCAGTCTCGTTTTTCATCCAGGGCCGGCAGTctcaggggccgcctgtccggccgatcCAATTTCCAGCCCAGAGgcacgggcagaggctcctttaattaccgccagtcccttcaggatcccaAGTACCAGCCAACGTTCTTCCCGTCTCGCGGTGGCTCTTTCCGGTCCAGAGGATTCCGAGGCGCTCCAGGATCCAGACGCCCATATG GTTGA